A window from Drosophila subobscura isolate 14011-0131.10 chromosome O, UCBerk_Dsub_1.0, whole genome shotgun sequence encodes these proteins:
- the LOC117896021 gene encoding ataxin-2 homolog — MSNNLWLLLSLLALAGTVRSQEYHYQRPQVPFSEVSARRQQPVKYVVQTLGPNSRTYDLESHLAPAIYENHQTVHVRGQRGQQSKLGYGYQSAQQQLLVQPQQYAPQQQVQYLAPQRVQQPQLQYSTNANPLLGSGSYQQYSSAVAAPLNTLALAPPAPPLSYYQPQTQPQTQVQAQPQTQLQGQYGVPQQQSLAPQRLYFANPHPYAMVRLPSGQQVLDAGHGSGVPPTAVLNTLLTSTGLTEPEPRKGNQVAQSESASLDGYDYKQTIPGDTREYQRYVTNCQPNGQCQQQILSPGQVDPGHRQLLQDIRAVAHAHIEGCTKSPVVYVPPGALMNAQGQLRPRNRRTYERREELIDRHPFN, encoded by the exons ATGTCTAACAATCTGTGGCTGTTACTGTCGCTG TTGGCCCTGGCCGGAACGGTGAGATCGCAGGAATATCACTACCAGCGCCCCCAAGTACCCTTCAGCGAGGTGTCAGCGCGTCGTCAGCAGCCTGTCAAATATGTGGTCCAAACTCTGGGGCCCAACAGTCGCACCTATGACCTGGAATCCCACCTGGCGCCGGCCATCTATGAGAACCACCAGACTGTGCATGTGAGGGGACAGAGGGGACAGCAGAGTAAGCTCGGATATGGATACCAGAGCGCACAACAGCAGTTGCTTGTACAGCCGCAACAATAC gcaccgcagcagcaagtgcagtATCTGGCACCGCAGCgggtgcagcagccacagctgcagtATTCGACCAATGCAAATCCATTGCTGGGCAGCGGTAGCTATCAGCAATACTCCTCAGCCGTGGCAGCTCCTCTGAACACGCTGGCATTGGCTCCCCCCGCACCTCCACTCAGCTACTACCAGCCTCAGACTCAACCTCAGACTCAGGTTCAAGCTCAGCCACAGACTCAACTTCAAGGCCAATACGgagtgccacagcagcagagcctgGCGCCACAGCGACTCTACTTTGCCAACCCACATCCCTATGCCATGGTAAGGCTCCCCTCGGGGCAGCAGGTGTTGGATGCTGGTCATGGCTCCGGCGTGCCGCCCACAGCGGTGCTGAACACGCTCCTCACCAGCACGGGTCTCACCGAACCAGAGCCGAGAAAGGGCAACCAGGTGGCCCAGTCGGAGAGCGCGTCGCTCGATGGCTACGACTACAAGCAGACGATTCCCGGTGACACCAGGGAGTACCAGCGTTACGTGACCAACTGCCAGCCCAACGGACAGTGCCAACAGCAGATCCTCAGTCCGGGCCAAGTGGATCCGGGAcacaggcagctgctgcaggacatACGCGCCGTGGCCCATGCTCATATCGAGGGCTGCACCAAGAGTCCCGTTGTCTA